The nucleotide window CCGACCAGCCCATCCTGCTCAGTGTGGCCGAGGCTTATGCCCTGCTGCAGGCCGCCCGGCCGGACTGGGGCCGCGAGGAGCTGCCGCTGGAGGCGGCCGCCGGACGCGTGCTGGCCGCGCCGGTCCTGGCCGACCGCGACCTGCCCCCCTTTCCCCGGGTGACCATGGACGGCGTGGCCCTGGCCCATGCCGCCTGGGCGGAGGGTGGCCGCGCCTTCCACCTGGCTGGTGTCCAGGCGGCCGGGGAGCCGCCCCTCCGTCTGCCGGATCCCGCCTCCGCCATCGAAGTGATGACCGGCGCCTTCCTGCCCCTGGGCTGCGATTGCGTCGTGCCCGTCGAGGAGCTTGAGCGCGAAGGGACGCTGGTGAGGCTGGCGGCCGACCACCCCCTCACGGCCGGCGCCTGCGTGCATGTCCAGGGCAGCGACGGACAGGCGGGGAGCCTGCTCCTGGCGCCCGGCACGCGCCTGGACAGCCCGGCCCTGGCCGTGGCCGCCAGCGCGGGAGCCACCCGCCTCAGCGTCCTGCGGCGGCCGCGCATCGCCCTCATCGCCACCGGCAGCGAGCTGGTGCCGCCCGGGGAGCGACCCCTGCCCTGGCAGATCCGGGCCAGCAACGGCCTGGCCCTGCGCGCCGCCCTGGCCGCGGCGGGACAGGGCGAGGCGGAGCTGAGCCTCGTGGACGACGATCCCGGCCGCCTGGCCGCCGCCATCGAAGGCGCCCTGGCCCGGGCCGATCTGCTGGTCCTCT belongs to bacterium and includes:
- a CDS encoding molybdopterin molybdotransferase MoeA, with amino-acid sequence MARPDQPILLSVAEAYALLQAARPDWGREELPLEAAAGRVLAAPVLADRDLPPFPRVTMDGVALAHAAWAEGGRAFHLAGVQAAGEPPLRLPDPASAIEVMTGAFLPLGCDCVVPVEELEREGTLVRLAADHPLTAGACVHVQGSDGQAGSLLLAPGTRLDSPALAVAASAGATRLSVLRRPRIALIATGSELVPPGERPLPWQIRASNGLALRAALAAAGQGEAELSLVDDDPGRLAAAIEGALARADLLVLSGAVSRGRFDHVPGLLREAGARLLFHGVAQRPGKPLLAAVLAGEPPRLVLGLPGNPVSALVCLHRYLLPLLAEVAGRPPAPRPVRLAQAVEGIGPLTLFLPVALSEEAGATLAWPHPTAGSGDYLALVGSAGFVQLDQPHAGHNRQETGAVAVFHPWS